The nucleotide sequence gccatatctaaacataatccagaagcgcaggcgttttctccgTTTTcttgggccaaggctcatttaaaatggactgtggcaaagtggaaaactgttctgtggtcagacaaatcacaatttgaagttctttttggaaagctgggacgccatgtcatctggactagaGAGGAAATGGACAACCCAAGTCGTTATCAgtgctgcatctctgatggtatggggttgcatgagtgcgtttGGCAtaggcagcttacacatctggaaaggcaccatcaatgctgaaaggtatatccaagttctagaacagcatgtgctcccatccagacgtcgtctctttcagggaagaccttgcattttccaacatgacaatgccagaccacatactgcatcaattacaacatcatggctgcgtagaagaaggatccaggtactgaaatggccagcctgcagtccagatctttcacccatagaaaacatttggtgcatcataaagaggaagatgcgacagaagacctaagacagttgagccactagaagcctgtattagacaagaatgggacaagcttcctattcctaaacttgagcaacttttctcctcagtccccagacgtttgcagactgaaaaagaagaggggatgtcacacagtggtaaacatggccttgtcccaactttttgagatgtgctgatgccatgaaatttaaaatcaacttatttttcccttaaaattataaaatttctcagtttaaacctttgatatgtcatttatgttgtattctgaataaaattttgaaatctgaaacttccacatcactgcattctgtttttattcacaatttgtacagtgtaccaacttttttttggaatcaggtatatatatatatatatatatatatatatatatatatatatatatatatatatatatatatatatatatttatttatatttaaatccccatttcagtttattttcttatattttcagCTCAcctgcctgttcctgtcatcagcagtaactcttcacaatgttcatcttcatcatcatcatcatcatcatcacagcagaattgttcattgttgtgttcagtggtgaatgtgggtcatgtgactctctcctggtacaaaggaaacagtttattgtccagcatcagtgtgtctgatctcagcatcagtctctctctacctctggaggtggaatatcaggagaaaaacagctacagctgtgtgatcaacaatcccatcagaaaccagaccacacatctcaaCATCACTCAACTCTGTTACACATGTTCAGGTATGGAAGTAgtgatattaacatttatttgttgAGCTGATATCTGTCTATAGTTAGAGAACACACTCAACAGTTTACACGAATGAAACATAAATCCTTTGTAATTATTCTTAATATCTGTTTAttctccaggtgtgtttggtgagacagtgtcagtgatggagggaggtTCTGTCACTCTAAAAACTGATGTTACTGAAATACATGAAGATGATGACATGGTGTGGACATTTGGAACTGAAAACAGTGTTTCTGTCTATGGTTAGTATAGAGATAATTTGTGCTGAGTTGTTTCATAGTTTGAGGTGACACTGTATAAACActcagggccctattttaacaatctaaatgcaaagtgtaaagcgcacggcacaggtgcactcagggcatgtccagatcctaattctaatacatgcaatgactatccataattacatttttatatttatgtagcctatgtaACCCCTCTCTTCCGGGTCCTCGCCGCCAcacctcgcactcgctccgagtgggcgatgaacccgggtctccagcatgggaggcagacgcacaaacaaggaggctaaatgactgCAGCCACTAACACGTCTCTTGAGATTGgcgagtgaggtttacctgcatagcacctactcgctggcctccgttacactcacccccctaaacctcacactcccatccgggtcacggcaccaatgtaacccctctctcccaggcgccggactgaaactagcaaacacacttgcgcttcACCTTGCATCATATTGCGCCAGGTGTACGATAGGACCCTCAGTGTTCAAaacactgaaatgaaaataaaataattatgtaaattcAGTTTATTCTCTCATGTTTTGCAGCTAGTCTGCCTGTTCCTGTAATTACCAGAGactgttcatcatcatcatcatcttcatcacagcagaattgttcactggtgtgttcagtggtgaatgtgggtcatgtgactctctcctggtacaaaggaaacagtttattgtccagcatcagtgtgtctgatctcagcatcagtctctctctacctctggaggtggaatatcaggagaaaaacagctacagctgtgtgatcaacaatcccatcagaaaccagaccacacatctggagaTCAGCGAACACTGCAGCAACCAGAATCAACATCTGGATATCAATCAAGTCTTTCACGCATGTGCAGGTATGGGAGTGCTGATATTAAAGTTAATTCTTTGGGCTGACCTCGGTCTATTGTTGTGGATCAGACTCAATAACTCACATCAATGTATCTGACAGTGCTGATCTCTGTTGCTTctgctggatctctgttgatCGTCACTGGATATGGGATCTTCTGCATCTGCTGGAAATGTAGAAAAACTGGTCAACAAGGCAAATATAACCTACCGATTTTCATCAATCGATAACTCATTATAATTCAATATAATTCATTAATGCGACACCATTACGTTTCAATATAGTGTGTGTTAATTGGTTTTTGCAATGGCCTGTATTGAGCAGCTctctttattcatatatatacagtatatatgtatatgtatacacacagacacatttgaATACTAATCCATTACTTTTGTTCAAACAGTTCAGATTTGTGAAGATGAGACCACTCATGTTGTCATGAATCATGAACAAGTGTTCAACAAAACAAATTCCCATAAATTGGTAAGataatgttgtgtttttttatcatttcagcAGTGTCAGATGCATGTCATTGTTCAAAAAACATCTTGAATGTAGTTCCAGAAGAaactattttacttttaaatgtgtATCACTGGCACACAATACATCTGAGTAAGACAGCAGCGGAAAGGAATAAATACAACTAACCatagaaagaaatgaaaataaatgaacttttataGGGAGAGAAATAAACATAATCAAACTACTCTATGACACAAATTAATTCAGGAATTTATTCCCTTCAtgctaatattaatatattattgacCATATTCCTGTTATGTCTGGATTTTCAGTTTTCCTATacatatatgttatttattttaaatgatttataatatcttttttttttcagaaagttgAAGAGGAGGTTGAAGTAACAGAGTATGCGCCTGTCAGCATGAGTGATTAAACTTGAATTGTTTTTAAGTATGtttaatttgatcatttttaataGGAAACTCTTGAGATGAAGTTTGAGTCTAATACACTGACACGCAGTGCAGGTTTCGGTTCCAGCATTAGCGGAGTTAGCAGAAGACCTATTCTTGTCTATATCACATCCTATTTTATAAAGATCCTTTTTCTTTGTCTGAAAATGCCTTAGAATCATTTTAAGAATCCATTCAATGTATGATTCGCTGTTGTAAAATAAATGGTATTATGCAAATGtgtggttaataataataattgtgatatTTTCAAGGTTTTGTCAGTTTTGGGGAGTCGGCTAACTTACTCAAAGGAGAAATACTGTTATCAGTAATAATTTCTTCAGTAGCATAACACCGCTGATGTCCAAAGGCAAACCATGAAACAAATACACCAAAATTCCATTGAAACGCAGTTTCTTAAACCATTTTTACTTACTTTCATTTATACTGTGTTTTGCCTTTGCTGGTAAAACAACTCCTTAGCAGTAAAAGTAACGAGCTCAtttataaataacttaaaaactagcctcaaaactcaaaactcatctgtttagctgtgcatttattgaatgagcactgtgcgatgtccgaactgattgtcGAActgattgcaaacattttttttttttacatattcactgtattttatgtcaaatcattttatattttaaataaataatgttttaaatacatatttaaataagttattttttttaatagttttcaatgtttttaaatagcttgttttgtttttgtgattatttttcttcatgattattgtactttcttttatgtaaagcactttgaattcccactgtgtacgaaatgtgctatacaaataaacttgccttgccactttacaatccatcacgctccctaaggtcacaaaacgctggacttttggtagttcctaggatagcaaagtccactaaaggaggtagagctttctcacatttggctcccaaactctggaatagccttcctgataatgttcggggttcagacacactctctctgtttaaatctagattaaaaacacatctctttcgccaagcattcgaataatgtatctcttaaattgtgagtgtactgtagttgcatctgatctcattcattagcttgggttaaaactaattcattttactttgtaTCATGTAACGTGCGGTTCACAGGCAAATTTcaaatggaagtgatcatccTATCCTTACCaatttcctcattatcttcagctggCATGTTCCTGTGACAACATAGctgggttgccaggttttcacaataaAACCAGCCAAATTGCTACTCAAAAGTTTCAAGGAGGTCCCCTGATAAAAAATGCGTTCCTGGGGATAAAATACACGTGTTTTGGTGAGATTTCCCTGGTAGTATTTTAGGGGCTTAATATCTTATTATTTGGGACGCTTAAACCCGTGGTAACAGTGTTTAAGTAGCACAATTCTTGGCAACACTACAACACAGTACGGTGTCTGTCATCAGATTCACTGATGGACACtggcataaaaaatataaataaataaaaatgtatattgtaaaaaGTTCAACTGGTGTGTTACAGTACACATATTCATTATCAAGCAAGTGAAAAGTATGACTCTGAAATGCACACAATAGATTCTAAAATATTgatgataatattaatattttcaaaccTTTCTAGTAGTTAGTccagatttaaatgataaatggTGCCATCTGCTGAGATCCATTATCTGTCAGTTTAAACATTGTGTCATAAGAAtgacaataaaatgtattaatgaaatAAGCAATGAGTTGAATCACTTTTAcaggaaatataaaaaatgaaaacaaatgagacaAATTTTTCTCACATTGATTTAGTATTTTTTACAACAATTTGCACCAATATGGGCTCAGATAATCTTCAGTCCATGCTGGGAAAAAagctattaaatattttaacagacCGAACTGTTCTCGTAAAGCACATCAATAAATTTAACGAAAACTCTGGAAAAATGGTAAAGAAGCTATATTTTGCAATGATTTAGTGTATTCAACCAAATTTGGACTGTGTTATAACACTCATGGCCTGAGGATATATGAGCAGTTTCAGCAcagagccacctagtggtcaaacaTCTAAAAATAGACAAGATTGGTCTCTTTAGAACAATTTTAGTATGTTGGTAATTTTGTCCATCAGTCATTTTGGAATttgcataaaaattatttgaaaagaaaatcaTATGATTATGTGGAAAATGATTCATGAGCCAATCATTTTTTACAATACACAGCCAGGATTGTTCAGAATCTTAAAGGGGTGGTGGATTACAAGTTAACTTTTTTAGGcactctgctctctctctctctcaccctctctcattcagatcatcagctccaACAATGAACCGTtccatttatacacttattttcacataagacactttttttaacaAGTGTTAAACATGGACATGTGTGCGTTTGCTGTActatattaaagctttaatcaggatgAAACCatatatattaaaagctaacagaagCATTTACAAAGAGCAGCGTATCtaaaattatgagacaacaacaaacaaaaaaacataccattaagagccatgcttgcacaggttctgcatAATCCTCTTCACTAAAATTATCTGGGTCTCATTCGggctcaaattgataagcaaTATTGACAGCacaattgtttaaaatataaacagaGCACATGCCATTCGAAAGCGACAGTAAACTGCATTGGAAGCGAAAACCGAGCCGAGCTCTGGCATGCCATACTGAGCCCTGCCGTGTCATACCAAACATCTTTTTGGGGCAAAAAGAAGTCTGAACATTCCTGTGATGCTGGAGGCGGGGTGTTCATTTAAACATATCATGCTGCTCATGCATATCCCCTAAACACAACTACAATGAAATGATGAAGTGTAGGCAACCATTTGACttctgctttaaacaaaacagttttacaaaaaaacttAATCTGACAGATGAAAGATTCACTCAAATCAAATAGCAATATTACTGTAAGATCTTACGTGTCTGAAATATTAGGGTTTAAATTCATTATATATAGTTGCAGGGTGAATGAGAACACAGACTCTGTACTGCTGGTAAGTGCCCTGGAGGGTGATTTATTTACAcaaacactgatcacatgtgCTCAGATGAATAGTGCAAGTCTCCACTCGGTGCTCATGGGGTGAAGTGCCTTGGTGAAGGTTCCTTTGACAGGGTGCCTTGGATTTTATGAATAAGGAAGATCAAGCATTAACTTCACCGGGAGCTTTGTTGCAACTCAACTGTTGTCTGTGTTGTGACTTTTAGGTGCCAGTTCACCATATTCCAGGTTGAGCATAAAAGGCACCTACTGTCTGTTGGATCAGTGGTCTGGAAGATTTCGTAAGTTCCCCTAAAATGTGTTACGGTAATTATAGGCCCTGGAgatgttttgacatgccctgagaTCAGTGCTTATTTCAGTTACTAATACAATTATTTACTTTAGTCCCATTATATTGTGTTCAGAACAAAATGCACTGAAAGTACACCCATTACAGCTTCAGATGTTGTCTTCCTTTTTATCTATATGGCTTGCTGGATTCACCTACTTTGTTACTGCATGATAACAGTGTACTCTTCAACTTAATCTGTTTAAACATAGACtgtagaaaaagaaaagaaaatatagacTAAATATAGATGACTCGTCTTCACTCCCTTCCACTGTAGAAAGCTAAAAGCCTGTATAGTTGTGATGTTGAGCCGTGGTATCAACTTCCTGTGCAAACCAGAGTGTACTCATAATCATGACATCACACTGCACTTTTATAGCATCAAATGACTACTAAATAACTAAATCAAAATTCATTTGAAAGACGAACACAGTAACATATGAAGAGCTTGGTTCCAAAACAAacgccattaaaaaaaaagaagaaaaaaaagacaaatatgttTCAGACAAAATGAGTATTGTATCTGTTCGGTATTGAAgagtccatttttttttattttacgcaAAAGtgttattaggtcatgtttttttttttttttctccaaaccgAGACAAACGCCGgtctcccttttttgcagaatgcgatatatccactcaaccaatcacagAGCACCATTCCATGCATTCTAGACAGTAATGACATTGAATTGAATACACCTGGCATCCTAGTTTTTCTTAtctactttgtgatcaacaaacaagggctacatgataaattgcatgtgattgtctttcagggcagtagaggtcctttctaggtgctgatccaccatctggtctggatacgtactggatccgggtggctgcagtgaccctctgatctggatacagactggatctggtggctacggtgaccccggaataagagagaaacagacaaatattagcgtagatgccattcttctaatgatgtagcaagtacatagggtgttattggaagtgttcccggttccggtttacctaaaaaagtgaaaaaaagtgacatgacattcagccaagtatggtgacccatactcagaattcgtgctctgcatttaatccatcaaAAAGTGCACAAacaaagagcagtgaatacacacacacacacacactgtgcgaACACACACCCCAAGCAGTGGGCAGCAATTTAGCAGGagtgcagttgggggttcaatgccttgctcaagggcacctaagttgtggtattgccggcccgagattcaaacccacaaccctagggttaggagccaaactctctaaccactaggccacaactccccacaattaatgcagcctaaaaatcctttaacaggtTTGGATAttaaagcatattagtgtgttatgtgtaagccaggttaaagagatgggtctttaatctagatttaaactgcaagagtgtgtctgcctcctgaacaattttcggtaggttatttcagagtttaggctccaaataggaaaaggatctgccgcgcgcagttgattttgatattttaggtattatcacatagcctgagttttgagaacgcagtggatgtggaggattataatgtaacaagagctcattaaaatactgaggtgcaaaaccattcattttttataagtaataagcaatattttaaaatctatatgatgtttgatagggagccagtgaagtgttgacaggaccgggctaatatggtcatacttcctggttctagtaagatctcttgctgctgcattttggattaactgtagtttgtttactaaatcagaacaaccacacaataaagcattacaattatctaaccttgaggtcatgaatgcatggattatcatttctgcatttgacattgagaacataaatcgtaatttagatatatttttgagatttaaaaatgcagttttacaaatgctagaaacgtggctttctaaggaaagattgcgatcaaatagcacacctaggttcctaactgatgatgaagaattaacagagcagccatcaagtcttagacagtgttctaggttattacatgcagagtttttaggtcctgtaattaacacctctgtcttttttagaatttagcagtaagaaattactcatcatccagtttttttaaatcgactatgcattccattagttttacaaattggtgtgtttcaccgggccgcaaagaaatatagagctgagtatcatcagcataacaatgaaagctaacaccatgtttcctaatgatatctcccaagggtaacatgcaAAGCGTGAATAGTAGttgccctagtactgagccttgaggtactccatactgcacttgtgatcgatagaATACCTCTtaattcactgctacaaattgaaGGCGGTCATCAATTAGGATTTAAAccatgcacttccattaatgccaacaaagtgttctagtctatgcaaaagaatgttgtggtcaatagtgtcgaacgcagcactaagattcaATAG is from Carassius gibelio isolate Cgi1373 ecotype wild population from Czech Republic chromosome B22, carGib1.2-hapl.c, whole genome shotgun sequence and encodes:
- the LOC127987077 gene encoding uncharacterized protein LOC127987077, with protein sequence MFDMFVLFCLCWCCQIGVFGAETNEIQTVSVMEGDSVNLKTNVTELHEDDEIAWKYGAEKSLLVKISDEKKISSTYDGPNGRFRDRVKVDPQTLSLTITNITTQHAGLYEQQIRGARLSSKTFNVSVYPHLPVPVISSNSSQCSSSSSSSSSSQQNCSLLCSVVNVGHVTLSWYKGNSLLSSISVSDLSISLSLPLEVEYQEKNSYSCVINNPIRNQTTHLNITQLCYTCSGVFGETVSVMEGGSVTLKTDVTEIHEDDDMVWTFGTENSVSVYASLPVPVITRDCSSSSSSSSQQNCSLVCSVVNVGHVTLSWYKGNSLLSSISVSDLSISLSLPLEVEYQEKNSYSCVINNPIRNQTTHLEISEHCSNQNQHLDINQVFHACAGMGVLILKLILWADLGLLLWIRLNNSHQCI